From a single Rutidosis leptorrhynchoides isolate AG116_Rl617_1_P2 chromosome 5, CSIRO_AGI_Rlap_v1, whole genome shotgun sequence genomic region:
- the LOC139849505 gene encoding uncharacterized protein, protein MVHKLNDKVLRRGKKTPSREASDEVVKKADDGKRKWDNNRNQNQNQQQKQNSSNSNNRNQRVCSRCYKSHDGFCSVTCNRCSNQGHVAQDCKVAIPNAAPPAAGGGNGNSNGKSKNSGAQRVCYECGKPGHFRDTCPDKKKPAENVRGRAFNINTRDAEEDLKLVTGTFSVNDLSVYVLFDSGADLSFVSNKFSPKIKTPLTPLDRTYAVEVANGKVLTAKTVYRKCNIKLADRDFKVDLVPIELVSFDVVIGMDWLSENRAEIVCYEKAARITRVVGELLMVFGDKK, encoded by the coding sequence ATGGTACATAAATTGAATGATAAAGTGTTGAGAAGGGGAAAGAAAACCCCATCGAGGGAAGCTAGTGATGAGGTGGTTAAGAAAGCTGATGACGGTAAgaggaagtgggataacaaccgcaaccaaAACCAGAATCAGCAGCAGAAACAAAATTCTTCCAATTCCAATAACCGTAATCAACGTGTTTGCTCGAGGTGCTACAAGTCTCATGATGGATTTTGCTCAGTCACGTGTAATAGGTGTTCAAATCAAGGACATGTAGCTCAGGATTGTAAGGTAGCTATACCAAATGCTGCACCTCCTGCGGCGGGTGGTGGTAATGGTAACAGTAATGGTAAGTCCAAGAATAGTGGTGCTCAAagagtttgttatgagtgtggtaaGCCTGGACACTTCCGTGATACGTGTCCCGATAAAAAGAAACCAGCTGAGAACGTGCGTGGAAGAGCGTTCAATATTAATACCAGAGATGCAGAGGAAGACCtgaaacttgttactggtacgttttcGGTCAATGATTTATCGGTTTATGTACTTTTTGATtccggggctgatttaagttttgtgtcCAATAAATTTAGTCCTAAAATCAAAactccgttaactcctttagacagaaCTTACGCTGTAgaggtagctaatggtaaggtgcttactgctaagactgtgtatcgtaagtgTAATATTAAACTGGCTGATAGAGACTTTAAGGTAGACTTAGTGCCTATTGAGCTAGtaagttttgatgttgttattggtatggattggttatccgAAAATCGTGCTGAAATTGTCTGTTATGAGAAAGCCGCTCGTATTACTCGTGTGGTTGGAGAGCTACtaatggtttttggggataagaaatga